The genomic stretch GGTGAAGAGTAGGCAGTTGTGTAGAAATATGATAGGACAAGGAGTATGGGGGAAGTATAGTAAACTTGGGGAAACAGCAAAGCCTGTTCACATTCTTCTTGGCATCCCTTTGGCTTTAGAGATAAAGATATTCCTAGGGAAGGCATCTTCCACATGAAGGTTTTATGACCTGTTTCAGGAGAGAAAGTCAAGGGAAAGGTCAAAGGGACCTTCCTGCCATTGTCTCAAGGTCtttcagcttaaaatattcaatatgccAAGGTGCCATATTTTTGTGGTAGGTTTCCTGAAACCCACCAGATTATTCTTAATCTTATTATACAATTAATCATATTATTATAAGGTTATTCTTTTATTGTCTTACTTTTTTCCAAGAATTCAAATTTTTTCTCTATCTAAATTTAAAGGTTCAtagtattttgatatttttaatctGCTCTACCTTTAGTTATGTTCTCTCTTCCATTACTAATACTATTTATTTGCCTCTatctcccttttatttttcttaaacaatTCACCATTGGTTTGCCTATTCTGTACaccatttgtttccatttcttttcttttatgcaTCTTTGGTCTTCCTTTTGAAATCATTCCCTTTTATGCTGAAGAACATACTTTAGAAGTTAGTTTACTGAAATTCTGCTGATGGAAAAAAAACACTCAGTTcttatttgtgtaaatatgtttttattttacccTTGTTACTGAAAGAGAGTTTGGGTGGTTGCATAATTCTAGGTtgataattttatcatttcactgTGTTCTGGCTTCTATTGTTGCTGCGACATTTATTCTTTGTTCAGTTTTTCATTCTTGAGGGTATCTGTTTATTCTCTCGAGCTGCTGCTCTTGTGAGCTTCTCTTTGTCTCTGGAGTTCTAAAACTTCAGTGGAAGGTACATAGTTATAGATTCATTTTTATCTATTCCATTTAGTGTACCTTATGCTTCCTGTGTCTAAATTCTTATCTtcatttctggaaaattctttttcactgtgacctTTGAAAAAACTGgctctgaaagagaaagaaatataccatatgagatagctcatatgtggaatctaaaaaaacccaaaacacaaaaacaaagaataaatacaaaacagaaacagactcatagacatagaatacaaacttgtggttgccaagggggtggagggtgggaagggatagacaggatttcaaaattgtagaatagataaacaagattatactgtatagcacagggaaatatacacaagatcttatggtagctcacagagaaaaaatgtgacaatgaatatatatacattcatgtatgactgaaaaattgtgctctacactggaatttgacacaacattgtaaaatgattataaatcaattaaaaagtaaaaaaaagaaaattgattaaataaaaaaatataaataaataaataaattaaaaactggcTCTGCTCCATAATCTATATTCTCATCTGAAACTCTGATAAAATAAGGTTTAGGTTCTCTACCTTCCCCATCTCTTAATCCCTCTttagtaattttcattttcttttgtctttgtgctgcatttcTCAGTACTTTTTTTTATGATGAAACGTCAGTTTACTTATTGACTCTTTCCCTGTATTTATCTGATTATTccctaaatttttaatttaaagattatatattttcatttttaacagttGTATTTTGGTAAAAGCCACCTGCTAGTTCAAGAAACATATTactgtccatttaaaaattattttatacatgtCTTACATCTAATCATTCCAATGTCTGCAGTCCATGAGGTTGATATCTATTGTTTGTTGATTCTGTTGATTCTCACCAATAACAGTTGGTTCTCATTTGCTATGATCTTTGATCAGAGATAGTAGTTGactgacataaataaatacaaatcctGAGGACCTGAATTTCATCCAGAGTGGATTAATGCAACAACGAGGTCCCGTTTTTACTTTACTGGTTGAGCAGAAATCCCAAGTGATAATACTCATTGCTGACAcagatttttctaaagaagaaaagCTTGAGTAGTTAGAGCTTGCTGTCAGAACTGAATATGTTAAATCACAAGATTTattataaacaagattatacagtagTAGAAAGCTTAACAAATATTCTCACCATGTTTTTGACACTACCAAAGTAAGTTCAAGCCACTACCAAGGTAGTAACAGAATAAATCAGTGAAGTCTTAGAGTTAAATTATTATGAGACTAGTGGGTAACCTCAACCTCATTCAAgaaacataattaaaaacaagTGATTACAGAGTTTTATAAGAAGTATAATGTTAacaaatatactttttatttcataaaaacacACATTTGGAATTACAAGTGAAAAGTCCTCAGAATCTTTTAATAACAGAAAGAAACCCTTTTGTCCTTTtgaaataaacagacaaaaactcGAATTTAATGATGACAAGATACAGGCTAAATATagatttatattaaattttatgaaaacAAGCATGCAAATATTTCCTAGTCTTTTCTTATCCATCTAATAAGATACAATTGCTATAAGAGAGCTTTGTCCTTTTGAAACAGCTGTATCAATTATCTAACCATTATATTCAAGGTCTTTTACTAAACTTTGCTATaggctgaatatttgtgtccctccCAATTTCATAGGTTGAAATCTAATCCCCATtgtgatggtatttgaagatgaagactttgggaggtgcttaggtcatgagggtggagccctcatgaatggaattcaTGTAAGGACACTAACAGGAGAGCTCCTCATCTCTGCCATcagtgaggacacagtgaaaacatggatgtctatgaaccaggaagtggatcctcaccagacactgaatctttcactgccttgatcttggacttctcagcctccagaactgtgagaaataaacttccatTATTTATAAACCACCTAGTCtattttttgttatagcagcctatTTTATTAGGACTaagaaattctaattaaaatctATGGTCTCTCTCTACATTAAGTTACTTTTCTAGGAAAGATGGAAGAAtagaggcttatttattttttccacattAGGGAGTATGTCATTCTTGGACACACCTgttcaaaatgttaattttaacaGCCTCTTGGTAGAGAAAACctgaaaaatatgttaaaattaaatgtaatggTAGTAAGGGTTCCCTGCTGTCCTGCCTGTTAATAAATGTTTAGAGCAGTGAGAGGTGGTATTAAACCAAACTGCCCAAATGATGCCTTGGTTATTGCTCACGCTCCTCTGGGAGGGTGGATGAGCAAATGTTACCATGACAATGAGGCATTGATCTCTACAGCCTCAGCCAGAAAGTAATGAGGCTGCAATGATGAACCAGAGTCCTCAAAGCCAAAATAAGGGGCATCAGCAATGAGGATCTTACCATTCAACACAGAGCTTTGGGCAGACCAAAATAGAAGTTCTTTTTGTTGAGCCACTATCTAGAATCTACTCAAAACCTGCTCAGATTGAATACAATGCCTTGTTTACTGGCAAGGAGCCTCTCTCTCCACTGATGCCCTCAGATTATTCTCTTCAATTCTATCCTGATCTCAGCTGCTTTACAGAGAGGTCTCCTTGTCCCCCAGGGAGACCAAAGGTCATACACTCTGGTTTTATTATGCTGGGGAACTCTGCTGGATGCAACTGCCCAAGTTGTCATCTTACCTACTCCAGTGGCAGGGGAGAGTGGGCACCCAGATTCAGCGAGTGGATTTTGGGCAAGGTTCACAGTGGGAAAGGGAAGCTAATATGATCTTGGAGGCTGAGGGGTTTGGGCCAATTTAACGTACTATTGCTGCTTTTCCATCTGAATGTTCTTCCTCATCCCACGAAAGCCAAGAGGTTTCTCCCAATCCTGGAAGAGCCGCATGTAGAGAAGTGCTAATAGAACTCACAACCCTAATGATGCCTTTGAGCTCAAGTTTGGCTGACAAGTTTCAGTCAACTAGGGTCCCTGGATCAGGGTGGTAGCCTCCACCCTGAGGGACTCTATGGGATTTCAGACTCATTGCCTCTCTGGCATGGCTACCAggtaagtttttgtttgtttgttttgttttgttttgttttgaaaccaGTTAATAGCTTGCTACTAGGCTCTTGGCAAAGCTAAATACCTGATCCACAGAAACCTTTGTGACTCTATGGCTTGATGTTACCATTTTTGGGGTGGGTCAACCGGGACTCAATGACTAATGGGGTGGGAAAGGCCTGATAAACCTCACTTGTCAGATGAAATGGTATATTCAAGAGCACAGTCAGCCTGGCCCTGGCAACATCTCAGCTTGACATGAAAGTTAGCAGCTGCTCACAGAGGGAAATTTCATCTCACTGTGCTTCCTGATGTGACACCTTTGGTTCCATGGGGCCCTCAGCTCCTAGAGGTACTCCTAAACACCTGGCCTGGTTCACTGATGGTAAGCATCTTTGTATACTATGTTTTGACCTAAGTAATTCAACTTCTAGTAACTTGGAGTACAAGCAGATTGATATGTGCGCCTGCAACCATGTCTTCAAGGATGTTTATTACAACATTGTTTTTGATAGCAAATGACAAAGAACTTCTAAAATCCTCTCATTTCAGGACTGGACAGAGAGATTAGTTGTTCCAGACAAATCATATTAAGTTAACTCAAAATatgacaaattaaaataatgttaacaatgttgttgtttttatggacAGTGTTTTCTCAGTGTTATATAAAGTGTGAATAAAAACATGTGCTATTACCTTTTCCATTTACTGACCAGCCCCATCAGCCTCACAAATAATGGTAGGCTTGCTTAGTAAAGCCAGTTTTAAAGCAAGACTCTTAGTCTCCCCCTTCAAACCCCCAACCCTCTGGTCCCACAGCACAGGAATAATCTCACTATGTTCCCCCATACAGATTCTGGTTTCAACATTTATCTTTATGTGAAAAAACTAGGAGCTAAAAACTGAAGATATATCATTTTCACGTACAAGTTGCATATATTAAGATGTCTGCATGGACGCCTCTGAAAGAAAACACAAGACACTGGCAATAGGATTGCCTTTGAGAAAAGGACAAGGAGCACTGAAAGTCTTTGGTGAAAATAAGGCTTAACTTTCACTGCCATAAATAATCACACTTAGTATAAGAAGTATTATCTCTAGGTGATGAAAAATCCAAATGACCATTTATTTACTGCCTACTACTCATTTCATATTATTTCTACCACGAACGTGAATGTattccaaaggaaaaagaaattgaatattttgaaagcattatccaacaaaaacaaaggagaaaaaagactaTATCCATATTTTGGTAATCGAGAGAGCACAAAAATTGTTGCACTCTCTGTTGCTGATTAGAAAAATACAATCCTGAATAGAAACCTGGTTGCTGACATTGGAACAGGGAAGAGGTAAAAGTGCCATGCAACTAGAAAGGCAAATGACTGGCAGAGGAAATAATTCTGGTTGCAAAATTCTCTATAAGAACATTTCTCAGAATATATAATCAAATGGAAATTCAAAGACCAACTCAACAATAtcttgcttttattatttattttgatgtcttCTATGATACAAGGATATGACCGATCAAAGAAACAAATAGTATTGTGGCAAGAAATTCTCAGTTCCATTCATTAGGTTTCAATAGCTGGGTTTCTCCTAGAAGCCTATCTGGACTAGCCTCAGTCATTACCATAccatacagacagacagatctcTCTGGGGCTTTTGGCGGGGATTCTTTTATTCCCACAGCACTTTGAAGGATTTGAGATGGAGAACACTGTGCCGTTCCCTTTGCACGTCTTCCAGACAGTGGAGAATGCATTTGGGAGCAGCAGATTGAAGTTCATCTTCTGGGGGCCTGTGAAAATATCTTTAGCCTTTGTAGATGggtgaactaaaaaaaaaaaattcttcaattaTTGGATTGGTATTATCAAGCACCAGGACTCTTCTCATGTTCATAGTAACCCACACAAACCAGTTTATAAAACTCCAAGAATGTATGGTAGATCCTTCATCTTTTAAGAAAATTGTACCTCTTAAAacaattaatttatttcattcttgggtTGTTGCTAATGGCAACAGAAAGAATGCACTGGAGTGTCATAATAATCCTCCATTAAATCCCTAGTGTTTAAATTTTAATGCTATAATTCAACAGCTGACAAAAGCCCATTGAGTGCATCTATGGGGAGGAAAACAGGCCGGCTCGTTTTCTCAGGGGTGATACTATAGCAACATGAAATGAATTTGGGGTCAGGGAACAAGCAGTCTCCAAGCTTTGTTTGCATTTCCTGGCTAAAAGTAGAATCCAACATTATAAATTTAGTTATTTTGAGCAGCAGGAAGATAGCTCCCTTTGCACCACTGCTTATACAGAAAACAGAGGGAATGTAACAGAACCAGAACTGGAAGAAAGATATGCCGATGAATATAATATGAAGTGACTCTCAAAGCGACCACTTTAGAAACCCTGAGACCCTCCTATGCTTGACGCTTTACCCTTCTCTCCTGGACAAATGATGCTTTAGAACATGGAGGAGTATTACAATTCCCAAACTGcctcttaaaaaggaaggaaacaaagaagtCTGGTCAATAGTCCTTGAATGTGACCCCTCACAGTCACGCAAGACACGGCGAGGTTGGGTGGCGCTGATTACATCTTGCTCTTTATAACGGTGCTCTTGTTTTGGGGGGGtctcttttctcttccagaaTAAGCATATGCACCTAAATCATGATTGCCTATTGTGCCGTAAAAGGCAAAAAcgaagaaaaacataaaaatacccTACCTAATTCCCAGAATTTTGTGCTGCCAACTCTTCTTCTTCAAGGCATGTATTTTCACTTTTGGTTTTTAGTATTGATCCTCAGCACATTGAGTCAGTGTCCAATAACATACAATACTACATTTGGAGTGGTTATCCAATAAGGTTTATGCAGTTATGGACTCCATTTATATGGCTTGCAACATAcgaaaataaagaattttaggTTTTCAAGGGCTTAGTTACAGATGAATACATGAACAGCTCAATAAAACTCAAAGCTGTTCCCATCTCTTTCATCCCCTTTTCCAGGCCTTCAATATCTCacctcaacaattaaaaatcctTGCCCCTCCCAACCTGTCATGACCTCTAGTACCCACCTCTTGCAACTCATTCTAAATATAAGGGCAAGATTAATCATcttcttaaaacaacaacaaaatttctCCCCTATTCAAAAATCTTTGATACCAATGAATCAAATTTATCTTCCTACAGTTTATCTCTGCTATTATAAGTAAGCCACACCATATAGTTTGCTGTTCCATTACTGCGTCTTGCTTATACTTTTCTCCTGGTATATTTAGTTAATGGTCCTGCCTAGAATTCTCCTGTCATTACTGTGTTGATCCTTCAAGCTCAATTTAAATGTCACCTTTTCTAGAAAGCCTTTCTGATCCACTCTTTCTggtagaaaaatatttcttttcttctttttctttttttcccttaagctcACATGGCTCGTTTAGAATTGTCTTTGGGAACTTATTTAATTTCTTCCAATAAATTGTTTGACTTATCCCTGAGGACAGGGACTACATACTCAATTATTTTTCTCTCACCCATTCCACACTTGGAAAggaaagttttttaaagaaaatattctctaaGCTGCATGGCTTACCTGGTTCTGTCTAATAGGTACACCAAATACAACAGTATCAACAAAAGGAAGctatagaataaaaatattaataaatagtaTATTATGATCAATGTTAAGTGCCTTAAATGAAAGAATGGTTTAgcataaagagagaaataaaggatAGGTTAGGTTATTCTCCATGAATAAATAACAATAGCTGAGTAGTTTATTATGATACAAATTAGATTTTGCTCATATTACCAGTGCAATGAACACTGGCAAGGAGATTCTGCTCATCATAGTCACCGAGGGATCCGGGCTGATGGGCACTGCTTCTCTCTACATGCTTATATAATCACTGAGTCGGGAAAAGGGAACCCGGTGAACTACACCACACCGACTTCGAAAATTTCTGTCCAGGAGTGACATGTCTCTTCTATTCATACTATATAAGCTGAATGAAGTCACACAGCCAACCTGACTTCCAGACAAAGAAGTACAACCCTATATGTGTTCAACAATACAGACACTTTGAAATGGCTGGAAATGGCACAATGACTACTGCCCTGTATTTTCCCaagagttaggaaaaaaaaaaaaaaagcaatacatttcaaaatttacttaaaaacagcaaaatacttaaaattaggAAACTCCCTAAGGTTGATTGAAGATATCTTTCAATAATCTCAGCAAACACCTTCGttacagtgaaattttaaatattttctctttaagatTAAAGATAAGAATGCTTATTATCATTGTTGTTGATTAATATAAACTGCAAGTTCTGGCCATGACAATAAGACATAAGAAAATGAGATGTAAggtttggaagagaaaaatgaaaaactgctATTTCATGATATTGAATTGTTGATACtgcttatctttttatttttatattttatattttataccagaattattaataattatgagCAAATTTGTCACAAAAATTACCTTAAAAATCATAAGCAGAACATCAGTGACCTGTGGAACAATAGCAAATGAAATAACATTTGTATAATTGAAGTcttaggagaagagaaagaatgggGCAAAAAGATTATTTGAGAAAATACtgtttggaaaaaatttttataaaaaaattcacccataattataaaaatttaagcaAACACCaagcagaaggggaaaaaatcctaGGTATATTATATTAAACTGCTGAAAGCCAATGTTAAGTAGAACATAaaaagagcaaaaggaaaaatacacattaaatacaGTGGATAAAATAAAGAGGTTGGCTTCTATGAGAATTCAATGCTACaatatctttaaatttattttaaaaaaaaacctattgaCCAAGAAATAATATTGATTAGCAGATTTATACTATGAGACACACTTGAGGAGGTTCTTTTGGCTAACAGTAAATGATACCAGGTGAAAATCTAGATACtattattttacaattatacAATTGTACAATTATACAAAGCAAGAATGAAAGATTAAATACTGtgataaattttatgaaattaaacaaattaggtaaaaaaaaaagatgtgtttttgagaaaaacaaaaaaccaaactcacaaaaatgaaagaaaaaaattgaatactcctacagagtaaacaaaattaacaattaaaaacGTAGTCAAAAGGTACCAACTTCCAGTTTTCAAATAAGTCCAGGGGATGTAAAGTACTGCGTGGtaacagttaacaatactgtattgtatattttaaagttgctgagtgtagatcttaaaagttctcatcacaagaaaaaaaattgtaattgtgTATGGTGActgatgttaactagacttactgcgATGATTAttgcacatatacacatatactgaatcattatgtggTACAACGGAAACTAATATAATAGGTCGATCAcatctcaactgaaaaaaaaaaaaaccttccctcAAGAACAATGCTGggctcagatggcttcactggtgaatttaatcaagcatttaaagaagaaattataccaacTATACTTATCCTCCTCTGATTTGTTTTTCCCTGGGAAGTGGCGTTTAAGGGAACAGTCTGAGTTTATTTGCTGAATggagatttatttgtttatttattttttaattgagggacagtcagtttacaatgctgtgtcaatttctggtgtacagcagaattcttcagtcatacatgaatatacatatattcattttcatattctttttcactgtgagctactacaagctattgaatatatttccctgtaatatacagtataaacttgtttatctattttatatataccagtcagtatctgcaaatctcgaactcccagtttatcccttgaATGGGGATATTTAGATTCAGGTCTGGCCGCTAAAGATTTTCACTCTAATTTCAACTGGGCTACAATATTGTTGAGGTTATCCATTTATCATTCAGTTAGCAGTTGACATTGGCCCTTAACTTCAGCCAGTGTCTCCCCTGCTATAGACTGATgtacaagaaaggaaattaaaaaaaaaaaaacaa from Camelus bactrianus isolate YW-2024 breed Bactrian camel chromosome 8, ASM4877302v1, whole genome shotgun sequence encodes the following:
- the LOC105077222 gene encoding uncharacterized protein LOC105077222 isoform X1 — protein: MKKCPSTISGETDPVELKTHLVQMTSSRFKKSFKSVQNQVHPSTKAKDIFTGPQKMNFNLLLPNAFSTVWKTCKGNGTVFSISNPSKCCGNKRIPAKSPREICLSVWYGND